From a single Planctellipticum variicoloris genomic region:
- a CDS encoding STAS/SEC14 domain-containing protein: MIEQLPESSGKVLGFKLSGKLHDEDYKLFVPVIDTSASEGKVRLLAWFHDFHGWDMHALWDDTKFATTHCTKFDRIALVGDKAWEKWMAAICKPFTMAKIRYFDVSDIDAAWAWLRE; encoded by the coding sequence ATGATCGAGCAGCTTCCCGAAAGTTCCGGCAAAGTCCTCGGTTTCAAGCTGTCGGGCAAACTGCACGACGAGGACTACAAATTGTTCGTGCCGGTCATCGACACCTCGGCGAGCGAGGGCAAAGTCCGACTGCTGGCATGGTTCCACGACTTTCACGGCTGGGACATGCACGCGCTGTGGGACGACACAAAGTTCGCCACGACGCATTGCACGAAGTTCGACCGGATTGCGCTGGTCGGTGATAAGGCCTGGGAGAAGTGGATGGCCGCGATCTGCAAGCCGTTCACGATGGCGAAGATCCGGTACTTCGACGTCAGCGACATCGACGCCGCGTGGGCCTGGCTCCGCGAATAA
- a CDS encoding DinB family protein, whose translation MNTHDAIRGTLEMSTFVLKAYVGDLTDVELLNRPGKGCNHLAWQLGHLISSEAHLLNAIKPGAAAELPQGFVEQHSKTAAGEDDPAKFCSLQTYLELFEKTNAATLAALATFSDEDLDAPSPEDYRKVFPTVGSIFLLIATHPMMHAGQAVPVRRALGKPVVM comes from the coding sequence TTGAACACCCATGACGCAATTCGCGGCACGCTGGAAATGAGCACGTTCGTGCTCAAGGCATACGTCGGCGACCTCACGGATGTGGAGTTGCTCAATCGACCCGGAAAAGGCTGCAACCACCTGGCGTGGCAGCTCGGACATCTGATTTCATCCGAAGCCCACCTGTTGAACGCCATCAAGCCGGGCGCTGCCGCAGAGCTGCCGCAGGGATTTGTCGAACAGCACAGCAAGACCGCCGCGGGCGAAGACGATCCGGCGAAGTTCTGTTCGCTGCAGACGTATCTGGAGCTGTTCGAGAAAACCAACGCCGCAACGCTGGCGGCCCTGGCCACGTTCTCCGACGAAGATCTCGACGCGCCGTCTCCCGAGGATTACCGGAAGGTCTTCCCGACGGTCGGATCGATCTTTCTGCTGATCGCCACCCATCCGATGATGCATGCCGGCCAGGCGGTCCCCGTCCGTCGGGCGCTGGGCAAGCCGGTCGTGATGTAA
- a CDS encoding HAD family hydrolase, whose product MIRSFLFDMGNVLVHFSHDRMCQQMGLLCGRSGDDIRRLLLDSGVQWNFERGLMSAEDFHRRFQEIVGKGVEFQDLIDAASDIFELNREIVPVLDGLKKNGYRLVLLSNTSVWHFEFIKKRFDVLNRFDRFVVSYEAGAIKPEPAIFEQALEVIHCVPQECFYTDDIPLYVEAGRKFGLDAEVFTDVDRLKKQLQVRRVKLL is encoded by the coding sequence GTGATTCGTTCGTTTCTTTTTGACATGGGCAACGTGCTGGTCCACTTCAGCCACGACCGGATGTGCCAGCAGATGGGGCTGTTGTGCGGACGGAGCGGCGACGACATTCGTCGCCTGCTGCTGGACTCCGGCGTGCAATGGAATTTCGAGCGGGGGCTGATGTCCGCGGAGGACTTTCACCGTCGATTCCAGGAGATCGTCGGCAAGGGAGTCGAGTTCCAGGATCTGATCGATGCCGCGTCGGACATTTTCGAATTGAACCGCGAAATTGTGCCGGTGCTCGACGGACTGAAGAAGAACGGCTATCGGCTGGTGCTGCTGTCGAACACGAGCGTGTGGCATTTCGAGTTCATCAAGAAGCGGTTCGACGTGCTGAATCGTTTCGACCGGTTCGTGGTCTCGTACGAGGCCGGGGCGATCAAACCGGAGCCGGCGATTTTCGAGCAGGCCCTGGAAGTCATTCACTGCGTGCCGCAGGAATGCTTCTACACCGACGACATTCCGTTGTATGTCGAAGCCGGGCGCAAATTCGGCCTGGACGCCGAGGTGTTTACCGACGTCGACCGGCTGAAGAAGCAGTTGCAGGTCCGGCGGGTGAAGCTGCTGTAG
- the glgX gene encoding glycogen debranching protein GlgX has protein sequence MPVEIRQDAEETVIKFVGRLDSSITTEERKRLVDQVRPDCHLVLDFSSVTFVSSIGLRMLLLLTHEVHAQGGILAIRNVSKDVLNLADAVGFLRLFEEPVLPERRPHIAPMPRIDVYPTRYFGEYALRRGFPFPFGATPVARGVNFSIFSQHATSVNLVLRERGTCRLLVEIPIPPEFRIGDVYAITVFDIDPDEIEYGFRVAGPSDPTDRLRFDPSVILLDPSARSIGGRDVWGVSSSCGPQPYWAQIVPEDFDWEGDHALGLPLEELVIYEMHVRGFTRSHSSDVRFPGTFAGLREKIPYLKELGVNCVELMPIFEFDELEVTRINAVTGERLFNYWGYSTVGFHAPKASFAASGPVGMQVDEFKALVKALHRNGIEVFLDVVFNHTAEMGEDGPTISFKGLDNRTWYMLRPDGTYLNFSGCGNTLNCNHPVVRDFVINCLRYWVSEFHIDGFRFDLASILGRAPDGTPLANPPLLEALAMDPILSRTKLIAEAWDAGGLYQVGTFPSYGRWAEWNGKYRDCVRRFLKGDDGMVGEMVQRLIGSPDIYPTRGPAASVNFVTCHDGFTLADLVSYNEKHNAANGENGLDGANDNNSWNCGVEGPTDDALIASLRRRQMRNALAILFLSQGVPMMLMGDECGRTQHGNNNAYCHDGPLTWLDWTLIESNADLFRFCRELIAFRARHPALRHVRHVGAEGLHGERFEVTWHGTEPRQPDWSARSRSLAMHVHLQNGGPADTVYAAFNMFWGELTFRPPAPPQGCHWCVAMDTSLPSPLDIATPGHEQPLAPGSTYPVASRTVVVLIPRLNE, from the coding sequence GTGCCAGTCGAGATTCGGCAGGACGCCGAGGAAACCGTCATCAAGTTCGTCGGACGGCTGGACAGCTCCATCACGACGGAGGAGCGCAAGCGGCTCGTCGACCAGGTCCGTCCCGATTGCCACCTGGTGCTGGATTTTTCCTCGGTGACGTTTGTCTCGAGCATCGGCCTGCGGATGCTGTTGCTGCTGACGCATGAAGTCCACGCGCAGGGGGGCATTCTCGCCATCCGGAATGTTTCGAAGGATGTGCTGAACCTCGCCGATGCCGTCGGCTTTCTGCGCCTGTTTGAAGAGCCGGTCCTTCCCGAGCGCCGGCCGCATATCGCCCCGATGCCCCGCATCGACGTCTACCCCACGCGGTATTTCGGCGAGTACGCGTTGAGGCGCGGGTTTCCGTTTCCGTTCGGGGCCACGCCGGTTGCGCGCGGGGTGAATTTTTCCATCTTTTCCCAGCACGCCACGTCGGTGAATCTGGTGCTGCGCGAGCGGGGAACGTGCCGGCTGCTGGTGGAGATTCCGATCCCTCCCGAGTTCCGCATCGGGGACGTCTACGCCATTACCGTGTTCGACATCGACCCGGATGAAATTGAGTATGGCTTTCGCGTGGCGGGTCCGTCTGATCCGACCGACCGCCTCCGATTCGATCCATCAGTCATCCTGCTCGATCCTTCGGCCCGTTCGATCGGCGGGCGGGACGTGTGGGGCGTCTCATCGAGTTGCGGGCCTCAACCCTATTGGGCGCAGATCGTTCCGGAGGATTTCGACTGGGAAGGGGACCACGCGCTGGGGCTTCCGCTCGAAGAACTGGTCATCTATGAAATGCACGTGCGGGGCTTTACCCGCAGCCACTCGTCCGACGTTCGCTTCCCGGGCACGTTCGCCGGGCTGCGCGAGAAGATCCCCTATCTGAAGGAGCTGGGAGTCAACTGCGTCGAACTGATGCCGATCTTCGAATTCGACGAACTCGAAGTCACGCGGATCAACGCCGTCACCGGCGAGCGACTGTTCAATTACTGGGGTTACAGCACGGTCGGCTTCCATGCTCCCAAGGCGTCGTTCGCCGCATCGGGGCCGGTCGGCATGCAGGTCGACGAGTTCAAGGCGCTGGTGAAGGCGCTGCATCGCAACGGGATCGAGGTCTTTCTCGATGTCGTTTTCAATCACACGGCCGAAATGGGCGAGGATGGCCCGACGATTTCCTTCAAAGGACTCGATAACCGCACCTGGTACATGCTGCGGCCGGACGGGACCTATCTGAACTTCAGCGGTTGCGGCAACACGCTCAACTGCAACCATCCCGTCGTGCGGGATTTCGTCATCAACTGCCTGCGGTACTGGGTCTCCGAGTTCCACATCGACGGGTTCCGCTTCGATCTGGCCAGCATTCTGGGCCGGGCGCCGGACGGGACTCCGCTGGCGAATCCGCCGCTCCTCGAAGCGCTTGCCATGGATCCGATACTCAGCCGGACCAAGCTGATTGCTGAGGCCTGGGACGCCGGCGGACTGTATCAGGTCGGGACATTCCCGTCGTACGGCCGCTGGGCGGAGTGGAACGGCAAGTACCGCGACTGCGTCCGCCGGTTCCTCAAAGGGGACGACGGCATGGTCGGAGAGATGGTCCAGCGGCTCATTGGGTCGCCCGATATTTACCCCACCCGCGGACCGGCGGCGTCGGTCAATTTTGTGACCTGCCACGACGGCTTCACGCTCGCCGACCTGGTGAGTTACAACGAGAAGCACAACGCCGCCAACGGCGAAAACGGACTGGACGGGGCGAACGACAACAACTCCTGGAACTGCGGCGTCGAAGGCCCGACGGACGACGCGCTGATTGCGTCGCTGCGCCGACGGCAGATGCGCAACGCGCTGGCCATCCTGTTCCTGAGCCAGGGGGTCCCCATGATGCTGATGGGGGACGAATGCGGGCGGACCCAGCACGGCAACAACAACGCCTACTGTCACGACGGCCCGTTGACCTGGCTCGACTGGACGCTCATCGAGTCCAACGCCGATCTGTTCCGCTTCTGCCGGGAGCTGATCGCCTTCCGCGCCCGACACCCGGCCCTGCGGCACGTCCGCCACGTCGGCGCCGAAGGACTCCACGGGGAACGATTCGAAGTCACCTGGCATGGCACGGAGCCGCGGCAGCCGGACTGGTCGGCGCGCAGCCGGTCTCTGGCGATGCACGTCCATCTGCAGAACGGCGGTCCGGCCGACACGGTGTATGCCGCGTTCAATATGTTCTGGGGCGAGCTGACGTTCCGCCCGCCGGCGCCCCCCCAGGGGTGCCACTGGTGCGTGGCGATGGATACTTCGCTCCCGTCGCCGCTCGACATCGCGACGCCGGGGCACGAGCAGCCGCTGGCTCCGGGATCGACGTATCCCGTGGCCTCGCGCACGGTAGTGGTCCTGATTCCCCGGCTCAACGAATAA
- a CDS encoding DUF1559 domain-containing protein → MPQCPVCAEHVPASARICPHCESRLGKPRSHDDADDEIEDYEDAPSRRRSAKSMNRNHSSGVPVWVFVLIALGCVPLLCCPVGLALILPAVQQAREAARRTQVKNHLKQIGLAEHNFHDSFNQFPPRGGERLPPGQQPQSWMTDILPFVGQSPLYNTLDVSKTWDANPVQAGFQTPLAVYLNPSLPPMQPDSRGYAVAHFAGNAALVTPLGGMHLRDIRDGSSSTILAGTVDGGFKPWADPSNLRDAAAGLGGGPDAFGSPHQGVVLVVLADGSVRALSNALDPDILRKLGDPNDGEQIPPY, encoded by the coding sequence ATGCCGCAATGCCCCGTCTGCGCGGAGCACGTTCCCGCCAGTGCCCGAATCTGCCCGCATTGCGAATCGCGGCTCGGCAAGCCCCGGTCGCACGACGACGCTGACGACGAGATCGAGGACTACGAAGATGCTCCTTCACGTCGTCGGTCCGCGAAATCGATGAATCGCAACCATTCTTCGGGCGTGCCGGTCTGGGTCTTCGTGCTGATCGCTCTCGGCTGCGTGCCGCTCCTCTGCTGCCCGGTCGGTCTCGCACTGATCCTGCCCGCAGTCCAGCAGGCCCGCGAAGCGGCCCGCCGGACGCAGGTCAAAAATCATCTCAAACAGATCGGGCTGGCCGAGCACAACTTTCACGACTCGTTCAATCAATTTCCGCCGCGCGGAGGCGAACGACTGCCCCCCGGCCAGCAGCCGCAGTCGTGGATGACCGACATTCTGCCGTTCGTCGGGCAATCCCCCCTCTATAACACGCTCGACGTGTCGAAGACCTGGGACGCGAACCCGGTGCAGGCAGGTTTCCAGACGCCGCTGGCGGTCTATCTCAATCCCTCGCTCCCGCCGATGCAGCCCGACTCGCGCGGCTACGCCGTCGCCCATTTCGCCGGCAACGCGGCCCTCGTCACCCCTCTCGGAGGCATGCACCTGCGCGACATCCGCGACGGTTCGTCCAGCACGATCCTGGCGGGGACCGTCGACGGCGGTTTCAAACCGTGGGCCGACCCCTCCAATCTCCGCGACGCGGCGGCTGGCCTCGGCGGCGGCCCCGACGCGTTCGGCTCGCCGCACCAGGGAGTCGTGCTCGTGGTGCTGGCGGACGGATCCGTCCGCGCACTCTCCAACGCGCTCGACCCCGACATTCTGCGCAAGCTCGGCGACCCCAACGACGGGGAGCAAATCCCCCCATACTGA
- a CDS encoding PhoH family protein → MPEVPAVQTKLFVLDTNVILHDSGCFRNFEDNDVVIPITVLEEIDKFKKGNDDINFQARAFVRQLDELTGDLVSPEGVPLGPGLGSIRVVLGGEFSDQLREAFLSDSPDHRILNTALTLQRNETSRPTILVTKDTNLRMKAKALGLPAQDYSTDKVESVQKLYTGRRLITDMPSELVDAFYAGMSGRVPLSQVPQVTEPVANENFILRNGSKSVLATYKAADQTLHRVEKTPTYGIMPRNSEQAFALRALTDDDIKLVSMTGKPGSGKTLLALAAALDCRQRYRQILLARPVVPLSNRDLGFLPGNIEAKLDPYMQPLFDNLTVIRHQLGDSEASQRIQDMLENHKLEITPLAYIRGRSLQRVFFIVDEAQNLTPHEVKTIITRAGEGTKIVFTGDIRQIDHPYLDSRSNGLSYLISRMVGQPIYAHISLEKGERSALAELASELL, encoded by the coding sequence ATGCCCGAAGTCCCGGCCGTTCAGACCAAACTGTTCGTGCTCGACACCAATGTCATTCTGCACGATTCTGGTTGCTTCCGGAACTTCGAAGACAACGACGTCGTCATCCCCATCACCGTCCTGGAGGAAATCGACAAGTTCAAAAAGGGCAACGACGACATCAACTTTCAGGCCCGGGCGTTCGTCCGCCAGCTCGATGAACTCACCGGCGACCTGGTGTCGCCCGAGGGGGTGCCGCTCGGTCCGGGACTCGGGTCCATTCGCGTCGTCCTCGGCGGCGAGTTCAGCGATCAGCTTCGCGAAGCCTTTCTGTCGGATTCTCCCGACCACCGCATTCTCAACACCGCCCTCACGCTGCAGCGGAACGAAACCTCCCGCCCCACGATCCTCGTCACCAAAGACACCAACCTGCGGATGAAGGCCAAGGCGCTGGGCCTGCCCGCCCAGGATTACAGCACGGACAAAGTCGAAAGCGTCCAGAAACTCTACACGGGCCGCCGACTGATCACCGACATGCCCTCCGAACTGGTCGACGCGTTCTACGCCGGCATGAGCGGCCGGGTGCCGCTGAGCCAGGTGCCGCAGGTGACCGAACCGGTCGCCAACGAAAATTTCATCCTCCGCAACGGGTCCAAGTCGGTTCTGGCCACCTACAAGGCCGCGGACCAGACGCTGCATCGCGTGGAGAAAACGCCGACCTACGGCATCATGCCGCGCAATTCCGAGCAGGCGTTCGCGCTGCGGGCGCTCACCGACGACGACATCAAGCTCGTCTCGATGACGGGGAAACCCGGCTCCGGCAAAACGCTGCTGGCCCTTGCCGCCGCCCTCGATTGCCGCCAGCGCTACCGCCAGATCCTGCTGGCCCGTCCGGTCGTCCCCCTCAGCAACCGCGACCTCGGCTTCCTGCCCGGCAACATCGAAGCCAAGCTCGACCCCTACATGCAGCCCCTCTTCGACAACCTGACCGTCATCCGCCACCAGCTCGGCGACAGCGAAGCGTCGCAGCGGATCCAGGATATGCTCGAAAACCACAAGCTCGAGATCACCCCGCTCGCCTACATCCGCGGCCGGAGCCTGCAACGGGTCTTCTTCATCGTCGACGAAGCGCAAAACCTCACGCCTCACGAAGTGAAGACGATCATCACGCGGGCCGGCGAAGGAACCAAGATCGTCTTCACCGGCGACATCCGCCAGATCGACCATCCCTATCTCGACTCCCGGTCGAACGGGCTGAGCTACCTCATCAGCCGGATGGTCGGCCAGCCGATCTACGCCCACATCTCGCTCGAAAAAGGCGAGCGCTCGGCCCTGGCGGAGCTGGCCAGCGAGCTGCTCTGA
- a CDS encoding 50S ribosomal protein L25, giving the protein MAREAKLVVQKRSQLGSAACRRLRSQGLVPGNVYGHNATPEPISIESRVLRPLIFDGMKVVDVELDGRHDKAIVREIQWDAFGIDITHIDLFRVDPNERVQIEVPIELKGTAPGVMSGGMLEQPLHKLSIDCLAYLIPDSIQVKIGNLQLGQTVHVSDLEIPEGIHVRVPADTVVVHVIQVQVKDDAGGEMGAAEPEVVGKKAAEAGDSKDAPKKK; this is encoded by the coding sequence ATGGCGAGAGAAGCCAAGCTGGTCGTGCAGAAGCGTTCTCAGTTGGGGTCGGCGGCCTGTCGACGGCTGCGGAGTCAGGGGTTGGTCCCCGGGAATGTCTACGGCCATAACGCCACGCCGGAACCGATTTCGATCGAGAGCCGCGTGTTGCGACCGTTGATTTTCGACGGCATGAAGGTCGTCGACGTGGAGCTGGACGGCCGCCACGACAAAGCGATTGTCCGCGAGATTCAGTGGGATGCTTTCGGCATCGACATTACGCACATCGACCTGTTCCGCGTCGACCCGAACGAGCGCGTTCAGATCGAAGTGCCGATCGAACTGAAGGGAACGGCTCCGGGCGTCATGTCCGGCGGCATGCTCGAACAACCGCTGCACAAGCTGTCGATCGACTGCCTGGCTTACCTGATTCCGGACAGCATTCAGGTGAAGATCGGCAATCTGCAGCTCGGCCAGACGGTTCACGTCAGCGATCTGGAGATCCCGGAAGGGATTCACGTACGCGTACCCGCCGATACGGTCGTCGTGCATGTGATCCAGGTGCAGGTGAAGGACGATGCGGGCGGCGAGATGGGGGCTGCCGAGCCGGAAGTTGTCGGCAAGAAGGCGGCCGAAGCCGGCGACTCGAAAGATGCTCCGAAGAAGAAGTAG
- the pth gene encoding aminoacyl-tRNA hydrolase: MTGAEIFGGWLVCGALLNMKIVVGLGNPGQKYAGTRHNIGFEVLAELARRWQGGRAKTRFDAELIEIVCRQEKLLLVAPQTFMNLSGRSVQQIVKFYHTAPSDVLVVCDDLNLPSGQLRLRASGTAGGQKGLADILKALGSDAVPRLRFGIGRPPGQMDAADYVLSQFRRDEQELIDVSLQLAADAAEVWANDGMTTAMNRYNQPGDNGSKSSGKSE, encoded by the coding sequence ATGACCGGCGCGGAAATCTTTGGAGGGTGGCTGGTCTGCGGGGCTCTGCTCAACATGAAGATCGTGGTTGGGCTGGGAAATCCGGGACAGAAGTACGCGGGGACACGACACAACATCGGTTTCGAGGTGCTGGCGGAGCTGGCGCGGCGCTGGCAGGGGGGCCGGGCGAAGACGCGGTTTGACGCCGAGCTGATCGAGATTGTCTGTCGTCAGGAGAAGCTGCTGCTTGTTGCGCCGCAGACGTTCATGAATTTGAGCGGGCGAAGCGTGCAGCAGATTGTGAAGTTTTACCATACGGCGCCGTCAGACGTGCTGGTGGTGTGTGATGATTTGAATCTGCCGTCGGGCCAGCTCCGGCTGCGGGCGTCGGGGACGGCGGGCGGACAGAAGGGGCTGGCGGACATTTTGAAGGCGCTGGGTTCCGACGCGGTGCCCAGGCTGAGATTTGGAATCGGGCGTCCGCCCGGCCAGATGGACGCGGCCGACTACGTGTTGAGTCAGTTTCGCCGGGATGAGCAGGAGTTAATCGACGTTTCGCTGCAGCTCGCCGCCGATGCGGCGGAAGTGTGGGCGAACGACGGGATGACAACGGCGATGAACCGATACAATCAACCGGGCGACAATGGTTCGAAGTCGTCGGGAAAGAGCGAATAG
- the rpsF gene encoding 30S ribosomal protein S6, translated as MTEYMYEGMFVLDSNRFASDPDGVQQGLQSLLERCGATIVASRPWQDGKLCYPIKGQRKGLYYLTCFKMDGGQMGELDRLGKLNESILRHLVIRHPPVIFDAMVEALTQNDGTIHSPEQKERDGGPEGERPERGDRDRGDRGDRGDRDR; from the coding sequence TTGACCGAGTACATGTACGAGGGAATGTTCGTTCTGGACAGCAACCGCTTCGCGTCGGACCCCGACGGCGTGCAGCAGGGTTTGCAGAGTCTGCTCGAACGTTGTGGTGCGACGATCGTGGCTTCCCGTCCGTGGCAGGACGGAAAGCTGTGTTATCCGATCAAGGGGCAGCGGAAGGGGTTGTACTACCTCACCTGCTTCAAGATGGACGGCGGCCAGATGGGCGAGCTCGATCGGCTGGGTAAGCTGAACGAGTCGATCCTGCGGCACCTGGTGATCCGTCACCCCCCGGTGATTTTCGACGCGATGGTCGAGGCCCTCACTCAGAACGACGGCACGATCCACAGTCCCGAGCAGAAGGAGCGGGACGGCGGTCCTGAAGGGGAGCGTCCGGAGCGTGGCGACCGGGATCGGGGTGATCGCGGCGATCGCGGAGACCGGGATCGCTAA
- the ssb gene encoding single-stranded DNA-binding protein: MASFNKVILVGNLTRDPQVRYTPGGTAVAEIGMAVSRQWFDKQTNSRREETTFVDVTLWGRQAEVAGEYLAKGRPVLIEGRLQLDTWDDKETGQKRSKLRVIGESMQMLGSRSDGGGGQGGGGGGQRRDSGRPAAPQQQQPQDAGSESFSDSTSDYGYGGGPPDDEVPF, from the coding sequence ATGGCCAGTTTCAACAAAGTGATTCTCGTCGGCAATCTGACTCGCGATCCGCAGGTGCGTTACACGCCTGGCGGGACTGCGGTGGCGGAAATCGGGATGGCTGTCAGTCGGCAGTGGTTCGATAAGCAGACCAATTCCCGCCGGGAAGAGACGACGTTTGTTGACGTGACGCTGTGGGGGCGGCAGGCCGAAGTGGCGGGGGAATACCTCGCGAAGGGCCGGCCGGTGCTGATCGAAGGTCGACTCCAGCTCGATACGTGGGACGATAAGGAGACCGGTCAGAAGCGCAGCAAGCTGCGGGTGATCGGTGAGTCGATGCAGATGCTCGGCAGCCGCAGCGATGGCGGCGGCGGTCAGGGTGGCGGCGGCGGCGGACAGCGTCGGGATTCCGGACGCCCGGCAGCTCCGCAGCAGCAACAGCCGCAGGACGCGGGAAGCGAATCGTTTTCTGACAGCACTTCCGATTACGGGTACGGCGGGGGTCCGCCGGATGACGAAGTTCCATTTTAA
- the rplI gene encoding 50S ribosomal protein L9, which translates to MARKNVTASGMPRTSRQVELLLAEDVEFLGKQGEIVKVKPGHARNYLIPQGFATVATAMNKRNVERHREQIEDLRKQRMADMVKRADAISKYSVTLEANANEEGHLYGSIMGPDISKALKAAGYAVETDHIKLDGPLKELGMYTVRVQLHPEVKTEVKVWVVPAAKK; encoded by the coding sequence ATGGCTCGCAAGAACGTCACCGCATCCGGCATGCCCCGCACTTCCCGTCAGGTGGAACTGCTTCTGGCTGAAGACGTGGAATTCCTTGGCAAGCAGGGGGAGATCGTCAAGGTCAAGCCCGGCCATGCCCGGAACTATCTCATTCCGCAAGGATTCGCGACGGTCGCCACCGCCATGAATAAGCGGAATGTGGAACGGCATCGCGAGCAGATCGAAGATCTCCGCAAGCAGCGGATGGCCGATATGGTCAAGCGGGCCGACGCGATCAGCAAGTACAGCGTGACCCTCGAAGCCAACGCGAACGAGGAAGGCCACCTGTACGGCTCAATCATGGGTCCGGACATCAGCAAGGCCCTGAAGGCCGCCGGCTACGCCGTCGAGACCGATCACATTAAGCTGGATGGACCGCTCAAGGAACTGGGGATGTACACCGTGCGTGTGCAGCTCCATCCGGAAGTGAAGACCGAGGTGAAGGTCTGGGTGGTTCCGGCCGCCAAGAAGTAG
- the dnaB gene encoding replicative DNA helicase, with translation MARTSDAFEGRLPPQNLAAERSVLGSILLENNAIDEVADTLIAAHFYSDAHQLIYTGILKLYENGVRGIDAVTLAEELDRRQQLDEVGGVTYLLEILETVPHAAHVREYAKIVRDRWIQRSLTQVCTEVLRDCYEGTDDTEDVLQKAERGVFQILESQESAQKIGMDEIMLDTLDRINTRFDKDGSISGLTTGFSDLDRQTNGMQPTELVILAARPSMGKTAFVVNIAEAIASEAGAGVLIFSLEQSKLELAERFLCIRARLDGHRLRKGELDDAERHALLEASNELSKLPLFIDDQPGRTVAQISAIARRLKRRDKLGVIVIDYLQLIEPEDKRQPREQQIAGITRRLKGIAKENMVPVIALSQLNRGVELREDKRPRLADLRESGAIEQDADIVMFLHRPDAYDPQDRPGLAEVVVAKHRSGPTGIVNLTWIRDQMRFADYSNMMEPGF, from the coding sequence ATGGCACGGACGTCGGACGCTTTTGAAGGTCGGCTCCCGCCGCAGAATCTGGCCGCGGAGCGGAGCGTGCTGGGGAGCATTCTGCTCGAGAACAATGCGATCGACGAGGTCGCCGATACGCTGATCGCCGCGCACTTCTACAGCGATGCGCACCAGCTCATCTACACGGGGATTCTGAAGCTCTACGAGAACGGCGTGCGCGGCATCGACGCAGTGACGCTCGCGGAAGAGCTCGATCGCCGGCAGCAGCTCGACGAGGTGGGCGGAGTCACGTATCTGCTGGAGATTCTGGAGACCGTTCCGCACGCGGCCCACGTGCGCGAGTACGCCAAGATCGTCCGCGACCGCTGGATTCAGCGGAGCCTGACGCAGGTCTGCACCGAGGTTCTCCGGGACTGCTACGAGGGGACCGACGATACCGAGGACGTGCTGCAGAAGGCCGAGCGGGGCGTGTTTCAGATTCTGGAGTCGCAGGAGTCGGCGCAGAAGATCGGCATGGACGAAATCATGCTGGATACGCTGGACCGCATCAACACGCGGTTCGACAAGGACGGCTCGATCAGCGGCCTGACGACCGGCTTCAGCGATCTGGATCGCCAGACCAACGGCATGCAGCCGACAGAGCTGGTGATTCTTGCCGCCCGCCCGTCGATGGGAAAGACGGCGTTCGTGGTGAATATCGCCGAGGCGATCGCCTCGGAGGCGGGCGCCGGCGTGCTGATCTTCAGTCTTGAGCAGTCGAAGCTGGAGCTTGCCGAGCGGTTCTTGTGCATTCGCGCCCGGCTGGACGGTCACCGGCTCCGCAAGGGCGAACTGGACGACGCCGAGCGGCACGCGCTGCTCGAAGCCTCCAACGAGCTGAGCAAGCTGCCGCTGTTTATCGACGATCAGCCGGGACGGACCGTGGCTCAGATCAGCGCGATTGCCCGCCGGCTGAAGCGGCGCGACAAGCTGGGGGTGATCGTTATCGACTACCTGCAGCTCATCGAACCAGAGGACAAACGGCAGCCGCGCGAGCAGCAGATCGCCGGCATCACCCGGCGGCTGAAAGGGATCGCCAAGGAAAACATGGTTCCGGTGATCGCGCTGTCGCAGCTCAACCGCGGCGTCGAGCTGCGCGAGGACAAGCGGCCGCGGCTGGCGGATCTTCGCGAAAGCGGGGCCATCGAGCAGGACGCGGACATCGTCATGTTTCTGCATCGCCCGGACGCGTACGATCCCCAGGACCGCCCTGGCCTGGCGGAAGTGGTCGTGGCCAAGCACCGCAGCGGCCCCACCGGCATTGTGAATCTGACCTGGATCCGCGACCAGATGCGCTTCGCCGACTACAGCAACATGATGGAGCCGGGGTTCTGA